TTTGTAGCACTGGCTGCTGAGCTTGCTCCTGTTTGTGAAGAAGAAGCATTGTCCATTTGTTCCCAGATGTATGTTAAAGAATCCCCGTCGGCATCCGTTCCTGTTCCTGTCAGTACGAATGGAGTTCCTTTTGGAATTGTGTAATCTAAGCCTGCGCTGGCTGTAGGAATTGAATTTCCTGTATTGGTATTAACAGAGCAGGTTTTAGCTTTAATATTATTAGTGATCTGCTGAATGCTTACGGCATGGAAAAAGGCATCAGAATGAGGTTGGATATCCTGGCTGGTAATTCCGGCATACCCCATAATTGTTGATCCAGATCCCGGTTCCATATTAACGCCTGTTCCTTCATTGCTCATAGAGAAAGTATGGTTTCCACCAAACTGGTGTCCCATTTCGTGAGCCACATAGTCGATATCAAAATTATCTCCTGAAGGAATAGCATCTGCCGGAGAAGTATAGCCGCTTCCTTTAGATCCGTTTGTACAGATACAGCCGATACATCCTGCGTTTCCACCACCTCCGGAAGCTCCGAACAAGTGTCCGATGTCATAATTGGCTTCACCAATTACAGAAGTTAAAGTGCTTTGTAGCTGAGAATTCCAGCTGCTCATTCCTGAAGCTGCGGAATAAGGATCTGTAGAAGCATTGGTGTAGATGACAGCGTCATTGTTGGCAATCAAAACCATTCTTGCTGCGAAATCTTTTTCAAAAACACCGTTTACACGGGTCATGGTAGTATTCATTGCAGCCAAAGCCTGAGCTTTTGTACCTCCAAAATAGGTGGTGTATTCTCCGGTGCAGGAAAGTGCCAGTCTGAATGTTCTTAGTTTGGCATCGTCGGCATTAGGTCTTGCCGCAAGAGCAGAGTTGGAAACTCCTTTTTGTGCAGCATCAACGACTGTACATTCAAACTTATTAAGATCATCTTTTTTGTCGGATTTTCTGTACACTACATAAGAAGAAAGATCTTTAGTGTAAGGCTCGATGAATACTGCAGATTTATCACCGTAAATTTCCATAGATGACAGTCCTAGTGGAGAAACACTGAAATAGACTGTGGAATTAGGATCATCCAGACCTTGTCCTACATAGGATTTGATATCCGGATATTTTGCTGCCAATTCAGGGGCAAAATTGGAATTCTCCCTCACTTTGAAACTTTCCATTCTGCCTTCAGAATTCGGAAAAGAAATAATGAGTTCTGATTTTTCGCCTGCAGCCAGTCTTTTGGGAGCTTTTGCCAGAATGTTTTTCAATCCGTTGATATCCAGGTTGTATACCTTAGGATTGCTGATGCTGGCTTTGTTTTCAAAGATCTCTGATGAAGTTTTTCTGGAACCTTCAGACCAAAGACGGTCAGTCTGTGCGAAAGAAATACCCGAAATAAGGAGCATTCCAATCAGCGTTAATTGTTTTTTCATATTAAATATTAAATTTGATTGTGGAATATCAAAGCTAATGAAAAATATATTATCAAAAACAAAATTTTTTAAGAGAAATTTAGAATGTGGTCTTAAAATGTTATGCAATACATTAAGTATAATTGAAAAAGCTTATTAATAAAAGAAAAGTGAAAGTGAAGAAATGAATTTTAATTTCAAAAAAAATAAAATAGATGTATTTTTTTATTAATTTATTAAAATGAGACAATAAAATTTATTAATTATTTAATTATGTGTGAATAATATTAGTAAGTTGAATTTTGGCGACTGTTGCAAAATGCTCTACATCCTGCCTACAAAAAAAGCTGTTTCAAAATGAAACAGCTTCGTATATTTATATAATCCTTACTTACATTTTATCATCAGCAGTAGGACCGTAAAGTCCAGGGACTTTGTTCCCGGTGGATCTTAAATAAACCACCAGTTCACCTCTGTGATGGTACAAATGATTATAAAGAAAGCCTCTTACCACCTGGATTCTTGGAGATGGCGGGAAAAGTACATTTCCGTTCATTTCCATTTTCCACTCATTAAAATAAGTGTTTTCATCCGAGTTTTCCAAAACTTTCTGTGCGTTGGCAACATTTTCTTCAAATTTTGCGAGGATATTTTCCGCTTTGGAAATATCTCCTTTGTCATACTTGTACGCTCCCATATCAAAAGTATCCTGATTGAAAGTGGATTCGTACCAATTGTATACTTCAGCAATGTGTGAGGCCAGCTGACCGGTTGTCCAGTTTTTTTCAGAGGGTTTCCAGTCTAATGCGCTGTCAGGGATTGCCTGTAAAATTTTTCTGGTGTTTTCAGCTTCGTGCAGAAACTCACCTAAAAGTGCCTGTTTAATCATTTGTATTGGGATTTAAAGATTTATTTTGTAATATCTCTTCCAATAACCAGTCTCTGGATTTCAGAAGTACCTTCACCGATTGTACAAAGCTTAGAGTCTCTATAGAACTTTTCAGCTGGGAAATCTTTTGTATAACCGTATCCTCCGAAGATCTGAACAGCATTGTTCGAGATTCTTACACAAGCCTCAGAAGCATATAATTTTGCCATAGCTCCTTCTTTTGTCATTTTTTGTTTTGCGTTTTTAAGAGTAGAAGCTCTTTGGATAAGAAGTTCAGCAGCGTCAATTTCTGTAGCCATATCTGCTAGCATAAAGTTGATTGCCTGGAAATCTGCAATAGGTTTTCCAAACTGATGTCTTTCTTTTGCATATTTTAAAGCCGCTTTGTAAGCTCCTCTTGCAGTACCTAAGCTTAGAGCTGCGATAGAAATTCTACCACCGTCCAATACTTTCATTGCCTGCTTGAAACCTTCACCTACCTCTCCTAAACGGTGAGAATCCGGTACACGTACATTATCAAAAATTAATTCTGCTGTTTCAGAAGCACGCATTCCTAATTTATTCTCTTTTTTTCCGGAAGTAAATCCAGGCATTCCTTTTTCTAAAACAAAGGCTGTAGAGTTATTCTTAGCACCTATTTCTCCTGTTCTAGTCATCACTACGGCAATATCTCCAGAAATAGCATGAGTAATAAAGTTTTTAGC
This region of Chryseobacterium culicis genomic DNA includes:
- a CDS encoding acyl-CoA dehydrogenase family protein — translated: MNTETIDNIKMIAETAREFAEKNIRPNIMEWDESQTFPKDLFHQLGEMGFMGIVVPEQYGGSGLGYHEYVTILDEISQVDPSIGLSVAAHNSLCTNHIYEFGNEEQRHRWLPQLASGKVIGAWGLTEHNTGSDSGGMSTTAVKDGDEWIINGAKNFITHAISGDIAVVMTRTGEIGAKNNSTAFVLEKGMPGFTSGKKENKLGMRASETAELIFDNVRVPDSHRLGEVGEGFKQAMKVLDGGRISIAALSLGTARGAYKAALKYAKERHQFGKPIADFQAINFMLADMATEIDAAELLIQRASTLKNAKQKMTKEGAMAKLYASEACVRISNNAVQIFGGYGYTKDFPAEKFYRDSKLCTIGEGTSEIQRLVIGRDITK
- a CDS encoding DinB family protein, coding for MIKQALLGEFLHEAENTRKILQAIPDSALDWKPSEKNWTTGQLASHIAEVYNWYESTFNQDTFDMGAYKYDKGDISKAENILAKFEENVANAQKVLENSDENTYFNEWKMEMNGNVLFPPSPRIQVVRGFLYNHLYHHRGELVVYLRSTGNKVPGLYGPTADDKM